Within Arcobacter lacus, the genomic segment GGTTAATCTAGATTAAATAACTTTTAAAACAATCTCATCCTACTAATTTTCTGAGTGTAATATACAAGTTAAAAAAGTCTAGACCATTTTTTATTTATACAACTCTTTATTTGTAAAATAGCAGTTATCTAAAAAAGAGCTATCTAAAATATAAAAAATCACAAATATCATCAATAAAAAGACTACTATTCCAAAAATATAACCATTTTTTGAAAAACTTCTAAAAATATTTCTATCTTCAAATTTTTTCTTTATTAAAGATGGTTTATTAAATTTTAACATCACTTTTTCACAAGCAACTTCACAAAGTCCACATTGAACACATCTTATATCAAAACCAGCTTTTATATCAAGCTCATCAATAGGACAGATTTTTACACATTTATTACAGTCTATACAACTTTCTTTATCAAAAAACTCAAAAGTTTGTTTATCTTTTTGAGGAAGAATCGCACTTACAAAAAAGTAAGGACACAAAATAGAACAATACCAACCACGAAATACTAAAAAGATACTTGTAAATAGAGTTGTTAAAATTCCTACAAAAATTGAAGCTGTATCAAATTTTGTAAAATTTAAAACTAAATTAGAAGCTGATGTAAAATATGAAATCGTTGAAAATGCTAAAACAAAAGCAAATAA encodes:
- a CDS encoding 4Fe-4S binding protein; translated protein: MAKKQVLAPTLFITFCLYILTPCLSFNNIHFLMFNFEFHRFEFLFMAFEASTHQLIYIVISLFIGLLVGLNFTISRFFCGYFCPSSIATFITTSIKNPFILFFTILLFAFVLAFSTISYFTSASNLVLNFTKFDTASIFVGILTTLFTSIFLVFRGWYCSILCPYFFVSAILPQKDKQTFEFFDKESCIDCNKCVKICPIDELDIKAGFDIRCVQCGLCEVACEKVMLKFNKPSLIKKKFEDRNIFRSFSKNGYIFGIVVFLLMIFVIFYILDSSFLDNCYFTNKELYK